The genomic interval aAACCACTATTACTATGACTTCTGtcactgaaaataaacaaatgcaatagaaaaagaaagaaaaaaaaggacgaCAAGATTTGTTTATCAATTGCAGAGGAAATGAAATGCTCCACCGCACATCTTTTTAGCTTGTACGTTCTGGATTCTTCCTTTTGCTCAACTTCTTGCGCATAGACTCTAACTAAACTAAAGGAGAAATACTTCGTTCATACGTCTTGTAAAACATGtgttagacacacatacatacatagatagaaggagaaagagagagagacgtatataCATGACAtcttaggatatatatataacagcgtTTTCACTTTCAGGAAAGTTCTCACCTTCCTTAGGGAGTTTCCAtcagtaatttattttctttgactATTGCGGGGGTTTTCACAACCTTTTAAGCTTACAGAAAGTGAAAGATCAAGCATATGAATATTTTGCGTTTGATCGTGTAAATAGTCgcaaaatatttcctttaaatgtgaaaatatctCAACTTCTTTGGAATTAAATTTAGGGCATTAGCTAAATAAttagaacatgaaataaaaattcattgctgtatttgttccgagttcaaattctactggggtcaattttattgcctttcatccttccgggattgATAAAGTACCcgtcatgtactggagtcgatgacaTCAATTAACCCCGCCtccaaatttctagccttgtgtctCTATGTTtgcaacattatttatatattggcaTCGTTCCTTTGTAAAGCTGAAAATTAGTTTGCCAAAGTGAAAACTGTCATACTCCaatatcgcatatatatatatatatatgcatgcatacatacatatatatacacacacacatgcaatatgtgtttttgtgtctgtacgAAAAAACAGGAATGTTCAATGCGTTGTTGATAGATGCGTAACATGTTTgtgtaagttttttttatattttgaacatcAATAGTTACCACATgcacatgtcatatatatatatatatatatatatatacatacacacacacaaatatatacattcagtaACACAGAGAAGCATATCTAGAAGATAAACAGATTGAAACACACCCAGACACCACTCCATCATCCCTACCACGggtcattaattaataataattcaccCAATAGCCATTCACAGAGCTACAAGCAAATGATAACAGCAGAAAAGAATGACAAAGTCGAAAGAAAATCAGCAGAGAATATAAAGCGAGTGGTCGAATGTGTGTTCCTATGTTGTAGCAACTTACAATGGCTTTCGTGTAACAGCTTATGGCAGCCTCGAATTTCTTCATGGCAAACAGCCGATTGCCTTGGTCTTTTAGTTCAACAGCCGTCATCTTTCAACTATTTACACAGAAGCAGGCGCAATTCTGTTCAAGTCGATAAAGGTGATTAATAAGACATAACGAACCAAAGAAATGTTGGTCGGAAAAAAACTTCACATTATTCCAACAATGTATATGGCCATGTTggagatatatattttgttctccCGTTACTGGAGAGTGCATAATTCCACTTAACTTCCGGCATTCGACCGACACATGTTCATTACACTATATTCCACAACAGCAGACTTCGTTACTTAAGATAACATTATTCTACACAACATTGCAATACACTTCTTTCTACTATCCTACATTGCATTACACCACCCTGATGCGCGACATTAACACTACACCGCATACAACATATCTAACATGAGAATCACTTCGTGTTTATTCAGCCTGCAaataatagcagctaaatattcttTGAATTACACTCTGCTTTCTTAAAGGTATATGTGCACTGGATAGTTTTGTCCAAGATTCACTATACCTGAAAATGTCGGATGGTCATGGCCGGAATCCTTTTGATCATGAGCATGCTTGTATGAACGAAGCCTTTACATTTTCGTTCGATCTGCTAAGGATGCCTGCCAAATCTTCCGGAAATCACACCCTACAATCGTAAAATGGAAGTTTACGTTGGATTCTTTAGAGCTTTGCCTGAGAaaatgatggaatggtcatgactggaacgtcCTTCATCGTAGGTCAGCCCTGACTGAGCTAATCGTTGCTAAACAACAAGGGAACTTCTAGTTGTCTGtttgtcttgctagaaatagcacataAATCCCATTATACAGTCTTTTTGAAAAAGCCGGGCAAATTAGATAATTTATCTTAGATAAACGatgcttcaaaaagaaaaaaaaagacggtgGAATCATGGATTGGATCGTCTTTGTTGGCCGATCGACctgctaaaaaataaaaattaaatttcaaactataccctactatcttaaaaagtgCTGATCAGTAGCTTAACGACCGCAACGCTATTACATTCTACATCCCTCAAAACGTTATATTACTTgagttactcaacctgctagaaatagcagccatgttTCCAACATAGTTTTGGAAAAGGACGCGTTTGAAAATGTTCTGGATTCTCAGCACATAGGAAAAaaacgagatggtcatggctggaatgccttcgatcataggtctgctgcTTTTGCGGCTGAATAACAATGCCTTTAATTATAAGTCAACTCAACCAAGTCAGGTTTGAGGCTAAACTACAACGTACGATTCAGTGTGTAATCGACCCATGGTGGAAGGCACAACAACTGTCCACCTTGGACTACGTTCCTCCAGAACATACAGGAACAAGCTGAAACAGTGAAAGAAACACTGTCTTAACTTGTACTTGTATGCCTAGACTATCACACTGCCCTTTGCATATGTTAAATGACTGCATGTATTAATGTGGAGTGTAATCCTCAGGTAGGCAGAGATATGACTCTATCTGAAGTGGTTCAAATCTTGATCATCCATCTACAGGAGTCAAGCCAAATAGGAAGCTTCTGCCTTGTTGCTTTATATACCAGAAATACCTGTCAAATCTTCTTGATCTGCTCAAGTAAGGCTGAGATGAAGTTAAGCAACAATGTGCTACAAACTAATAAATATGctgtcacttgacctgctagaaataacagccaagaaaAATGGGGATCTGGTGcagttaacagtttttgtgtgtttttaaatggctaacATGTGGCTTCTGCACTGCAATACAGATgattaaaagtaaaattgtttACTTGACCATGAGGGCAGATCTCTTGTAAAAAGTAAACCATTTGGGATCTCCTAAAACAGATTGGGTTGTTCATTTAAATTCAAATCTTCAGAAGAAAAATTATTACTTGCTAGCCAAAGAATTTGCAAGAAAAATGCATGCAAAATATTCTATTAAGTGTGCAAAACTGCATCAAAATGCCTTTCTTACAAAATTAAAGaacatttcaaatttaatgatCTCTTTATGTCTGTCAAAAGTAAACAATCATTGCCAAGGGATCTTTTTTATAATAGGGTTAATACATCTGTCTTTGTAAAATGTTCCCTACAATTTAATAAGTTTTCACAAGGTGCTTAATAAATGAATGGAATCGAACCAGTGTGTgcatgttaattatattggcataatgattttccttttaacaaaatgttttatatcTAATTATGTATCAAGAgtagtggattagcagaatcattagaatgtcaaATAAAACAGCATGCAGTATTTATCTGTGATCATTATATTcagagttcagtcctactgaaatcaactttgcaatttttatgtttctgggttcaatgaaataaaataccaaaaagGTTATGATATTGATTTAACTGAGTACACCCCCTCACCAAGTTTGTGGTCTTATTCCAGCGttagaaaacaataatatatttttttctattataggtgCTAAGCCTGAAATTTGCAAGGAGGGTTCTAGTCCAATTAcaatcccagtgcttgactggtatttaatggaccttgagaggatgaaagacaaagtcaacctcggcagaatttgactCAGACTGTGAAGTGGAAGAATTgcctcaaagcattttgtcctgaaTACTAATGATTTGCCACCTTAAAAATTTGAAGTTAcctatggcaggatttgaacacagaatgcaaggGACCAGAAGTTCCTACAATGCAAAGTATTGTAGTCCAATACTTTAGcaaatctgccagctcattacAATTTTTTGTAGACAATATCAAACACCAGCATCTACAAATTCCTGCTTTAATGAATTTGAAGTGTAAAATCGTTGGCAGAGCAAGAGTAAGAGAGATGTTATAAAACAATGTGATATTGGTTGATTACAAGTCTACTCATTCAGAGATGATTTGAAGATTAAACAACATCTGGCAGTAGAAAAAAAACTTCATATTTTGCAGAACAATATCCACAAAATATCTTACTGATGTTGAATCAAGCAATCAACTGTCTACTTCAAATAGCACATAAGGGATTCATCCACCTCTGAGGGTTCCTCAAAGTTGtttaacctgctaaaaataacagacaaaaataCCTCAAAACACATTCTTACATTCTACTGTCTTGAAAACAGTTGGGGTGCATTGTATAACGTGATCTTAGAAACACTGAATCTAAAAAACAAATTAAGGTGAGATAGTCCTAAATGGAATACATTTTGGTTATATATCTGCTTGATCAAACTAaactggtgctaaacaacaacaataatctgtCAATTATCACTAATATTTGAAGGTTGTTCCAGTCACCGATATCACATTGTTTTATAATATCTCTCTTATTCTTGCTCTGCCAACGATTTTGCTCTTCAAATTCATTAAAGCTGAAATTTGTAGATGCTGGTGTTTGATATTGTCAACAAAAAATTGTCATGTCATATGACCTAATCAACAGTCCGACTACATGCACCCTCTATGTAATGCTCTttccaaaaaaatattttcctctcaATTGTCTGTAACAACTATAATAACTATTTAACAGATGCAAATGATTCCAAACTCTCTATCTTAATTAAATGCAATTCAACTGGAAACAATCTCATTCCATACAAAATACATGGAAAATACATCCtgtgaatgcttttttttttattatctaagcTCATGTTAAGCTCACTCTAAACAAAGCAGAGTTAACtcccttgaaaaaaaaattccttttgatACTGAAAATAAAGTGTTCTCTGGAATTTCCATTTTGCAAATATTCTTTCAACAATGTGCTTTGATTATTGGTTCATAgatatcttgttttcttttgtacatCTCTTCCAGCACCTCTACCACAGATTCTGATCCACTAAACAAGCTAGCTGTTCAGAGAAGCAAAACctaattatatttgatatacacagctctctccctctttctctccttctttctctctccctcctacaGTGCAAATAGTAAAGCAGGTGTACAAAGACATAGTATCATAGTTGTGTAGTGTGAGTTATGAAACAGTGCATGACAATACAGTGATGTACTGTGAATAGTGAAATAAGTACTTGACTTTTGTACTTTGACTGACTGGTATATATCCATTTAGTTTAGTACTTGACTAGCACATATCTAATCGACCTTAgaaggataaaatgtaaagtttgAACTcaatacattctctctctctctctctctctctctttccccattcATAATTGTCAGTGCCAACTTCACTGCTGGtgtccctcccaccaccactaccataactacCATATGTCTATTACTAACCCATGCCAAcgtggaaaatggacgttaacaGATGATAAGTTGCTTCCCAAGGTGTTACACAAAGCATAGATAGGAACATACTACTGTATTaaaatgaacatataaatatatgtatgtgagagagagagagagagtgtgtgtgtgtgtgtgtgtgtgtgtgtgtgtgtgtgccttaatGTACACTCAAGGAATAAATATCTCACCAATGAACTAGGATTGCATTACTTACGttcatgtgtatctatctattatataaatcCTGGCATGTATTCTATGTCCTACATTGTTAGATTCCCCCCAATAGAACactgaaaatattctttaatacCTTTTTTGAAGACAGTtattatttcttagtaatatatAAAGTGAttgctttgctattttttctctgTTCCTGACTGGTTTATACATCAAACACTCATGGTGTTAATAAGTgctatatattatgttattgtgTGGCTAAATAAATGATTGTCTTCAGGACAGCAGCAGCTGGAGAAGAGAATAGCTACCAAAATATCTAGAGATATCATATGAAGTAACTTGAAGAACAgattctaatattttctttatatagtatatgttaagtccattcttccaatttgttttattcacataaaacataaaatcatAACACTGAATGCTTGTTAGTTGTGCATTTGAAGTGATTAAATTTCTCAAGTAAATTAAGTTTATACTAAGTTCATATGCATTTATCTCGTACACTgacatgaacagacagacagatagatagataaagagacagaaatgGTGGGAGAGAaagtgacatgtatatatatacacaaatacatacgtatgtatatgaaattattacatttttttaaaaattatttatttacttcttttcttcttgGTAGTGCATAAGATTTTTCAGCTTTCGAATCTTTAATGTTACAAATAACATTGTAACATTTAGAGGTACAATTAACAAGACATTGAGGCGCACAGCTTCGGTAAAATGACCTGATGTAAACAGGACATCCAGTGACACAGAGTGATGTGACCATGAATAAAAGGCTCAACACTGTCACTACAGAAAACATCATTATTACTGTGCTCCAAAAGTTGGTTTCCTTAGTTTTAGGCTTTGTATCATAATGTGGCATTTGCTCTCCCTTCTGTTCACTCACCCCTTCCCCAGTAACAATTTTCACAAAAATTGGCGTTGGGTTTATTAGCTTCCTGAAAGGATCgttaatgtaatttttcttaaTGTCCTCTGCCTTCTTGTGGAATATCATTTGAGAGAGTTTGTCTGCTAGATCTTTCCTACCAATTTGATGCAGTCGACGTGAGAGGTCATGGAAGGTCTTGTGCCTTCCCTTATTCTGATCATAATTGAGTAACAGGATTAAACATGGAACTGGAGGTTTAGTTTTTTTGACTTTTGTTCTATTAAAGTTCTTTGGTAATTCCCATGTGTTTATTCGTAGTGCTCTCACTAACATTGCACACTCTCTAATGCTCAGGTGGTCAGAAATGAACTGAAGTTCATGAATATTCATGTCAATAATGCCATCACCTTGTTTTATAATGTGATAAAATAGTGCCAGCCAAATTAGTGTGGATATTACTTTCAAGTTCATAACTGCTGATATTGGCTCTTTCTTATTAATTGCTCTTACAATTCCAGGTAAATTCGTTCAATTTTCCTCTTGTTGCTCTCAAGTTCCTTGACCACAACTTTTGTACTTTGTTCTTGTTCAGTTCCAGCAACTTCTACCTGGTTTCctgatagttttatttttatctttcagcTGTTTCCTTCTAAAATTTGACTAAAGTTTGACTTCCTTCTTTcacaggttaataaaataaatacttgtgaagtactagagtcaatttaaCAGATTACATTCCCTTCCATTAAATAACTGTTTCTTACTTTCATCCTTGAGCTCTCAACTCCTgatcaattattttattaacctgtgaaggaaggaaggtaaattttattccaaaagcTGGATCCAAAACATAAAGAGatgtaattaaataccacaaaccTTTTGCAACCGCATCTCCTGGGCATATTTGAAACCTGACACTGCCCATACCTCTACAAATCTAGATGCAGCTAATTTTGTTTGCAGAGGGTAAGAGTGGAAAAGTGAGGAAAAGAGCTGAActgatacttcatttattgacccagaaaggatcaAAAGTatagttgacttcagtgggatctGAGCAGAGAGCTGGAAAGCTTCTTGTCTGAGACTCTAAAAACCCTCTCAACTCATCATCTTCTGAATTACCATTATgtcagataaaatattaaatcagGTTATTTGAAACAGTTAAGATCCCtcatttacaaatttttttcgACCATTGGAAGTCAAATTTTTAAGACCAAGGTTTACAGTCAACTTATACACCGAGATGagtttggaggaccaaaaattcaaGATTTGGAAAGATGATGCTAGATGATAAAGATCCAAAATccatgataatatataaataaggataagatcgttttttaaaataccgatcatatcatgTGGCTAGCATAGGAATAAAAGCATTATAggtgataattattattaaaattataattaagggtatctaaaagataccatcatgctagagatagcactcaaaacttgactctagtggttttaaagtcaagttttgactgctatctctagcatgatggtatcttttagatacccttaattataattatatatatgtatatatacaatgggcttctttcagtttccgcctaccaaatccactcacaaggctttggtcggctcgaggctatagtagaagacacttgcccaaggtgccacacagtgggaatgaacccagaaccatgtggttggtaagcaagctacttaccacactgccactcatgcacctacacacatgcataaatacaaatgcacacacacacataaatatatgattacatatatccatatatatatacatacatatatatgataggtgaTTAACGTATGTGAACAATATATACTACAGCAACAATGTCTGGTGATGCCTGTGAGggtgctggcttgcttcagtaggttctgtTGAAGCTTGTGGTATGTGACCAATTGAAGCACTTGGTGTTGCAttgatgtttttctctttctcccccccccccacttttttgtttttcttttgtaaaatatattccttttcatgttttgaataaaaagattacatatgcaaaaaaaaaaaaaaaaaattcaattgccaacaacaataacatcaacagcttAGGCCAATGATAGAGATTCTACACGATTACTCAACCaaatagaaacagcagctaaatctcgctCAGATCAAATCTTACTGTTTTAAAAGATGACACATTGTAGTGTAATCTTGGTCATTCTATATCTGAAGAAAGTTAGGGTGGTGACTGTTAGAGCCTTCGTTAAAGATCTACAAGATGAGGACTAACTTGGCAAATAGTAACAACTgttaaagaatattcttttctactctagacacaaggcccaaaattttgggggagggggctagtcaattagatcgaccccagtatgcaactggtacttaatttatcaaccctgaaaggatgaaaggcaaagtcaacctcagcggaatttgaactcagaacataaaggcggatgaaataccgctaagcatttcacttggcgtgctaacgtttctgccagctcactgccttagtaacAAAGAAtattaacagtaacaacatctgaaaaaaaaaaaaaaaactccacctATAACTACAGTACAGCAGTAAATGTTTACAACAAAAAccatttcgcaaaaaaaaaaaaaaaatcctcaacaaTAAAGATATTATCTACCCGAATAATATCAACAATGTCCACTACCATGTCTATAAATACGACAATAAATGGAATACATGAACAATTTAGCCATCAGAAATTAAGTTTACCTGGAACAACAAAATCTGCAACATCAAAAGAAGTACAGTAgaagcaacacacatacacaaaattataaatgtatttatataaataaatatttatgccaTATTATAGATGTGTGAAAATGtaatctgtatatacatacatacatatatatatatatatatatatatatatatatatatatatatatatatatatacatatacatacatatgtgtgtgtatatatatatatatgatatatttacttcgtttttgtatctagTTTCAAGATTCTTTATACGGTATAGTTTGTTTTGAAGGTTGACTTAAATAACAGTTGAAATCACTAACAACAAATGGAAGTCCAGAAATTCAAACTTTACCAGAGATTAAATGTTGATGACATCACATATTCAACCAATCCAATCTCTTGTCttcacctcttccttctccttccctCATCCTCCTTCTCTCCTCACCTCTC from Octopus bimaculoides isolate UCB-OBI-ISO-001 chromosome 5, ASM119413v2, whole genome shotgun sequence carries:
- the LOC106879591 gene encoding uncharacterized protein LOC106879591 yields the protein MNLKVISTLIWLALFYHIIKQGDGIIDMNIHELQFISDHLSIRECAMLVRALRINTWELPKNFNRTKVKKTKPPVPCLILLLNYDQNKGRHKTFHDLSRRLHQIGRKDLADKLSQMIFHKKAEDIKKNYINDPFRKLINPTPIFVKIVTGEGVSEQKGEQMPHYDTKPKTKETNFWSTVIMMFSVVTVLSLLFMVTSLCVTGCPVYIRSFYRSCAPQCLVNCTSKCYNVICNIKDSKAEKSYALPRRKEVNK